The proteins below come from a single Gammaproteobacteria bacterium genomic window:
- a CDS encoding TetR/AcrR family transcriptional regulator — protein MEREQITRDTSTRDKIVKAADRLFYEKGFEKTSFADIAETVNISRGNFYYHFKSKDDILDAVITQRLANTRQMLKEWEIAGATPEERIGSFIKILIVNKGKIQNYGCPVGSLCAELAKLSHAALDDATELYTLFRVWLRRQFGLLGLKKDSDRLAMHLLARSQGVATLANALHDETFIRREVNEMIDWLRNIIAGTKTQI, from the coding sequence GTGGAGCGGGAACAAATTACGCGGGATACAAGTACGCGGGACAAAATCGTAAAAGCTGCGGATCGTTTGTTTTATGAAAAAGGGTTTGAAAAAACCTCTTTTGCGGATATCGCAGAAACCGTAAATATATCCCGTGGTAACTTCTATTACCATTTCAAATCAAAAGATGACATTCTGGATGCGGTAATAACACAACGCTTGGCCAATACCCGTCAGATGCTTAAAGAATGGGAGATCGCTGGTGCTACGCCTGAGGAACGCATCGGCAGCTTTATCAAGATATTGATTGTCAATAAAGGCAAAATTCAGAATTATGGGTGCCCGGTTGGTAGTCTGTGTGCTGAGTTGGCAAAACTGAGTCACGCTGCACTTGATGATGCCACTGAACTTTATACTTTGTTTCGGGTTTGGTTGCGGCGTCAGTTTGGTTTGTTGGGTCTGAAAAAAGACTCGGATAGGTTGGCAATGCATTTGTTAGCGCGCAGTCAGGGGGTGGCTACACTGGCCAACGCACTGCATGATGAGACATTCATTCGTCGAGAAGTCAATGAAATGATAGATTGGCTGCGAAACATCATCGCAGGAACTAAAACGCAGATATGA
- a CDS encoding YciI family protein produces MYVVLLKFAQNRDEAGRFMEAHNQWLQRGFDDGVFVLAGSLQVGLGGALIACNTTPEELRARVNEDPFVANDVVSVEILEISPSKVDSKLQFLLA; encoded by the coding sequence GTGTATGTGGTGTTACTAAAGTTTGCTCAAAATAGAGATGAGGCAGGCCGGTTTATGGAAGCACATAATCAATGGTTGCAGCGCGGTTTTGACGATGGTGTTTTTGTTTTGGCGGGGAGTTTGCAAGTCGGCTTAGGTGGTGCTTTGATCGCCTGCAATACGACTCCAGAAGAGCTCCGAGCTCGGGTTAATGAGGACCCGTTTGTAGCCAATGATGTTGTTAGTGTGGAAATATTGGAAATTTCACCATCAAAAGTGGATTCCAAATTACAGTTTCTGCTTGCCTAG